From the genome of Solanum lycopersicum chromosome 7, SLM_r2.1:
GTACTCGGCATAAGCTAAcacaaaacacaaataaaacCCAAAATCCCTTCCATCAACACAGCATTGTCCACTGAACAGAATAATAATGCTAAAACCATTCTCCATCTCCTCAATTAACGACATTCTCACCTAGATTAACCACAACGTCTCCCGAATGTACTCCTCATAAGCTAACACAAAACACAAACAGAACCCAAAAATCCCTTCCATCAATACAGAGTTGTCCATggaaacagaaaattaaggcTAATACTACACTTTACCTCCACAATTAACAACATTCTCATCAAGATGTAACAACAAAATCTCCCGAATATACTCCTCATTAACTAACACAAACAAAACCCAAAAATTCCTTCCATCAATACAGAATTGTCCATTGAACAGAAAAATGATGCTGACACTACTCTCCGCCTCCTCAATGAACTACATTCTCATCAAGATTAACCACAACGTCTCCCAAATGTACTACATATAAAACCCAAAATCCCTTCTATCACTACAAAACAATGCTAACACTACTCTCCAACTCCTCAATCAACTACATTTGCACCCAGATAAACAACAAATGTTTCCAAATAAGTAGAAAAGAAACAAGTttacagaagaaaaaaaaaggcagCTACTTTCAGAAACACTTTCTAAGTAGAATGATTCCCATCTTTTGGTGATACGAAATAATGCTGTTCTTAGGATACAACAAGCATTTTACAGTTATCTAAAAGCAGCTGCTTTGACAATGTGACcacttaaaaacatttaaaattatctTGAAAGGTCTTATTGTTTCAAAAAGTTGTAACCTTTCAAGCCAGATACTTCTTTCTACTTATTAGCCGTCCAAAACCAAATTgccacaattttaaattttttttgtgaaataattaaaagattgcATTTCTAATGGAGGATTTTCCAAATCTCGCAGATTGACCAACTTTCCtgaaaagaaaaaggatcaCCCACTTAACTCAATCACTATTGACACTTTAATATAACAAACCACACAACAACATTAACAACACTCTCCGCCTCCTCAATTAACTACATTCTTAGTTAACTATATTATCATCGACATTAACTAAAACGTCTCCAGATATACTTCGTAGAGGCTAACACAGACTGCAAACAAATCCCAAAATCCCTTCTATCGCTATAAGATTGTCCTAttgaacataaaaattaaagttaatagTACTCTCCGCCTCCTCAATTAACTACATTCTCATAGAGAGTAACCACAATGTCCGCCGAAAGTACTCCAAATAAGCTAACACACAACACAAACAAAACCCAAATATCCATTCCATCAATACAGAAATTTAATACTAACACTACTCTCTGCCTCCACTATTAACTACATTCTCATCGACATTAATAACAACATCTCCCGAATGTACTCTACATAAGCTAACACAAACAAAACCCAAAAATCCCTTCCATCAATACAAAATTGTCCATTGAACAGAAAAATACCATAACACTACTCCACGCCTCCTCAATGAACTACACCCTCATTGAGATTCACCACATCGTCTCCTGAATGTAATCCACATAAGCTAAACACAAAATCCCTTCTATCACTACAAAATTGTCCCATTGAGCAGAAAAATTAATGCTAATAGTACTTTCCACCTCGTCAATCAAATACATTCTCACCCAGATTAACCACAAATGTTCCTGAATATACTTCACATAGACTAACACAAAACCCAAATTCCAGATTGTCGAATTGAACACAAAAAGAATGGTAAAACTACTCTCCACAACCTCAATCAGCAACATTCTCGCCCAGATTAACCACAAACCTTTCCGatatacttcacataaacaAACCCAAAACTCAAAATCCTTTCTTTCGTACAAATCATTCATCCacaggaaaaaaaaacaatttaaaaagcGAAAATTcagagagaaggaagaaacCTCGAATGGCTTGTTGAGAGAAGTAAGTGAGAGACGGAAGCTGTGTATAACCCATCGGAGGATGAGGATGCTGTGCATAGCTCGTCATCGTCTGAGGCCGCACCGGCGCCGGCGCCGGCTGATCGCCGACCGATTCATACTTGTAATCCATCaaaattcaatcaaaaaatttgaaatttttcttgaaattcacAATGCCGAAACAGCAAATCGTTACATCTATAGAGAAAGATTGAGAGCAGAAAAGGTAGGGTTTTTCCTGGCCGTGATGAGCAGTGATTTTGGGAATTTGTGTTGAAAAAATGAGACCTTTTTTCTGACTCATGTACAACACATTATAAAGCAGTCAGCTGAGTAGGATGTGAGAAAGATTTTGCACTTTAACGGGTTGTTTGGCAGagtatattagaaaaaaataatacgttaaaattcaaatttgagaagATACTATAACTAAATTAACATCATATTATCCcgaatttatttcttttagtaattttataacacccttttaatttatatgacatcCAAACATTTTTCACGTGTCTAAATTACGTGGAGTCGGTTAGTATGTTACATAATTCAAAAAGTGtatacaataattaaaaaaaaagagttatagAATATTAGTTCAGTTTAGACATGTCTATGAGATTTATTCGACtcttattcatattatattagtATTTAAACCAAGTATAAGATTATGTAAGAACAGATACatcaaacacttgataaaatataatttctgcATTATCAGTCTCTACATTTGTGTTATTAATCTTTGTAACAAACAACTCTTTAATGTTCTATGAATAAAATCATTAGTAAttatttgttcttcttctttttcgaTAAATAACTTTCTTGCCTATATCTCGTGTCTTGTTTTAAATGTTCATACGATACATTGCattatttacattttaatttgaaaaaattgaatttgtttaaataaaaaagatacgAATTTATTAATGAATCTTTTATCGATAAAATATTGTTAACAATGTGTTGAATTAAAGACGCAAAAGACTATCTAAATAGATTTATTTTTGCTAGTAAGGTCCAATCGTATTATAAGATTTCAACAAAAGAATTTTATAACTCTACGTGGACGGAAAATAGAGAATTTTGTTAAATTATGAGCTTGCACATTTTATATTcgagaaatatataaaatattaatatcatttaaagAAGATATCTATATTCGTATATCCTCGTAAATGatatttatttctcaaatatcattatctttttttataatatttataccaCATTCTTTGTATCTAATAATACATGAATCATTGATCAGTCCAGTGGCGGAGGTAGTTTTTTTGATAAAGGGTGTTCAAGTGCTAAAGTGAATCTGCCCTTCTTAAAAAGTGCGAAAAGAAAATTGCTATTAGTGAAATTCGAACACACAAGcactttaaatttgtatatctttaCTCTTTCAAAGTACCTGAAATcattaaattacattatattgttatattaagaatattcaaaatatattatctaaccattcaatttattattttactcgTATATAATTATAGCCGTCATTTCAATGGTTGTATTTTTGTTCTCCATTTATAAATCTATATGTAAAAACAATAATTCTATCTTGTGCCATGTAATTTCCATCATGAATATTGTTAGGTGTATATAAGCTAATACTGATGTAATTTGCAAGACAAATTGTTATCTTCatgtaaatcaaataaaatcttattaataatgGCATTAGGTTCATACATATTACCATTAAACATCATTAGTTGAAGGGAGTTGGAAGTATTGATatgtatatcaaaattaattatttcatcatatttatgaaattaattttttttttttaaatttcaatccGTTAATAAGAGTCGATTTCCACGGTAACAGAGTTTTTGAGACAactaaaataatacatttttaaatacATTTTGTACTCCTCCTAGGAGCTTTTACTTTTTTCGTCTTTTGATGATTCGAATTTACGATCTTAAAATCGAAAGTGTTGGATGTTTACTATCCGAACAACTCCTTCTTGTCTAACAGGTAACACAATGTATATTCCAATAACATAATTatgcttaatttttattttcatgaaccacaaaatttctaaaaatatattaaaaacaaatgACAATTGGCttaataaaatgttaattaccaaaaaagacattattatttttcaatttaaaaatattcttaaataaattatatttataaaatatctatCCTTATTGATTTCAATGGGGAAATCaaatattagtattattgttattgttttgaaaattgacTGATTGATAGAAATCATGAGCTATGTTACATATTTCACttgataaataaagaaaaaattacgcGATAGAGCAAATTAAGTCCTTCTATTTACCTGAAATAGCGATAGTTTTACAATATTATGATATGTAGGAATCACAAGAACGATTCTCTATCATCTTCTTGTCGCTCTTCGCTTAGTTACCTTCACAGAAGCTCCTCAAATGGCGTTATGTCAAGGCTTAAAATCTAATTCCATGTACCCAATCTTCTCATCTGTGAAGATGCAATTCTTTTCCTCTAAGGATGTTACGTCACTCTGTTGCTTCAAGAACggaagtgaagaagaagaagaagaacagggAGATAATCCTTCTCCGCTCTGCTTTGCTAGTTGTCTTTCCATCACGAGCTCTCTTCTTACTTCAGACTCCACCATGCGTCTACGAGCAATCTCTTCTGCAATAATCTTCTCTCTGATACGCTCCTTCTCAATCTCTCTTACGATTGCCTCACGCATATCAGCAGGTTGGTGTTGGCTATGATCAGGCGATGCTATGTAGCCAGCTGAAAGTTGCGATAAACATAGTAAAGAGCAACGATGAGATTAGCCACAATAGTCTCCAAATGTAGTTAACAGAGGCCAACACGAAACACAAACAAAATCCTTTCGATCACTACAGAATTGTTCATCAAACAGAGAAATAAAATGAGCAAGAATTCTAGCTCCGCCTCAGATCTCTCTTTACTCAATAACAATTGCTACTTCAATATAACAAAGCACACGACAACACTAACACTACTCTCTGGTCTCCTCAACTAACTACATTCTCATCGAGATTAACCCCAACGTCTCCTAATGCACTTCACAGAAGGCAACTGAAAACACAAATAAAACCGAAAATCCCTTCTATCACTACAGAATTGTCCATTTAACAGAAAAACAATGCTAACTTACACATTCCTCCGTCCACTCAATAAACTACATTATTTCCAAAAAGGAAGCTGGTTTGTAACAACATTGGCTTACCTAGATGGATTTTTGTTCACTTTCGAGAATGATACCATACATCGTCTGTTTTTCGCATGTACTGTGCCTTCCCCATGTTATGGTGTGATATTAGGAATACATCCGCGAAAAGGGCTAAACAACATGCTAAAGAAAGAGGTCCAAATGCTGAAATGTATAAAATGATGCTCGCTACTACTGTTTTTCTCACGATCTTTCAAGAACAAGAACCAGACTATGACTAGATTGATAAAGCAAGTGATCAAAGCAAGGAgagtttccaaaagctcaatacttggcttgaACAACACAATTTCTACCCTACAGCTTGATGGTAAAAACCTCGCTCCTATGCAATaactcgcaaaccacatagaaGTGGTAACCACACTAGGCAAGCCTGGTTGCGATAAGATCGACCCATAAGGCAAACCCTTGGGTtccgaacttgagacctccaacatgaaAGTCCCGAACTCAAACCATTGGTCCACCCCGAAGGGtaaagtaacttttttttttgccagATTTACACCCCAAACCATCAATAGTTTCGTCTTCCTACTTAAATTATCACCATCTACATGTTAAAAACACACCTCAACTATCCGTTATTCCTTTTTTCTATCTATCTATTAAAACACATCTAAATTATACATTACTCCCTTTTCCTAAATGAACTATCACCATCATTTAATTAGTCGATTAATAGTTCAgctaaaaaaaatggaaacaaATCATAGTTGAGGTATGAAACTCGCAAAAAGATAATCTTTTTGAGTCGatgtataaaattattcatcaaacagaaaaacacaacaaaacccccaaaatctctttgatttattcatcaaacagagaaataaaaaagaggaaaaa
Proteins encoded in this window:
- the LOC138349436 gene encoding uncharacterized protein, which codes for MDHYKYKAADEGYFTQQAIRAGYIASPDHSQHQPADMREAIVREIEKERIREKIIAEEIARRRMVESEVRRELVMERQLAKQSGEGLSPCSSSSSSLPFLKQQSDVTSLEEKNCIFTDEKIGYMELDFKP